In Hymenobacter gelipurpurascens, one DNA window encodes the following:
- a CDS encoding cellulase family glycosylhydrolase, giving the protein MRINTRHRRLPLQQNTAIQRLGWSALLVVGLLLSSLAPKAQNLTWLRANGTKMVDASGQEVVLRGFNVGGWLLQESYILKTDSLNSQWRIKQALLRTMSEAQMENFYRQYRANFITKADIDFIAKQGFNCVRLPFHYDLFLTPAQRHARTQALRNPQNVAAYVQNLSTWYEQNQLFTDTKNLEGFRAIDDVLKWCAANKMYVILDLHAAPGGQGTDRNINDALVPLDLWKRRDTKGRLIYQDITVRLWEKLSARYKNDPRVAMYDFINEPHNLTVANGLSGDNKELSALYARLINTVRAQGDKHLVLLEGNGYGNEYTNLTPDKLAIKDKSNLAYNAHRYWCPNTPEAADSNPNQINLLKNLAAFRDKWLVPVWVGETGENSNEWFGAAVQGLNAQNIGWCHWTLKRVDGPTSLLRVKPYGSILTAEGRAALLRNVQYANCLPNKDVIVALTKPANYTAPFASLTIPGTIQAADYDLGRAGVAYHDDFSAKIDYRDTVAWNLGGAYRNDGVDIQVTTDSPGKKYSVGHLAVGEWMNYTVTVAAAGTYSVQVRVKSAPTPGKLLLKMDGVSVASLLVSQVDSAGKWMTATTKTATLPAGRHTLQLQIAQPVDQVSWLRFTPISTGSAGGQ; this is encoded by the coding sequence ATGCGCATTAACACCCGACATCGCAGGCTACCGTTGCAGCAGAATACTGCCATCCAGCGCTTAGGCTGGTCTGCTCTGCTGGTAGTAGGGTTGTTGCTAAGTTCCCTCGCCCCTAAGGCCCAAAACCTAACCTGGTTGCGCGCCAATGGCACCAAGATGGTGGATGCCAGCGGCCAGGAGGTAGTGTTGCGTGGTTTCAATGTGGGAGGGTGGCTACTGCAGGAAAGCTATATCCTCAAAACCGACTCTCTGAATAGCCAATGGCGCATCAAGCAGGCCCTGTTGCGCACGATGTCAGAAGCCCAGATGGAAAATTTTTACCGACAGTACCGGGCAAACTTCATCACCAAGGCTGATATCGATTTCATTGCTAAGCAGGGCTTTAATTGCGTACGCCTGCCTTTTCACTACGATCTTTTCCTGACGCCGGCCCAACGCCATGCGCGCACGCAGGCCCTGCGCAATCCGCAAAACGTGGCAGCCTACGTCCAGAACCTCAGCACCTGGTACGAGCAGAACCAGCTATTCACGGATACGAAAAATCTGGAAGGTTTCCGGGCTATTGATGATGTGCTGAAGTGGTGTGCGGCCAACAAGATGTATGTGATTCTGGACCTGCACGCGGCTCCCGGTGGCCAGGGCACCGACCGCAACATCAACGACGCCTTGGTACCGTTGGATCTGTGGAAACGTCGCGATACCAAAGGGCGGCTTATTTATCAGGATATAACCGTGCGGCTCTGGGAAAAACTTTCGGCCCGCTATAAAAACGACCCGCGCGTGGCTATGTATGATTTTATTAATGAGCCACATAACCTGACTGTGGCCAACGGGCTGTCAGGAGACAATAAAGAACTGAGCGCATTGTACGCGAGGCTTATCAATACCGTACGCGCCCAAGGTGACAAGCACTTGGTATTGCTGGAGGGCAACGGCTACGGCAATGAGTACACCAATCTCACGCCCGATAAGCTTGCTATCAAGGATAAAAGCAACTTGGCCTACAATGCCCACCGCTACTGGTGTCCCAATACCCCGGAAGCCGCCGATTCCAATCCTAACCAAATCAATCTGTTGAAGAACCTAGCGGCCTTTCGCGATAAATGGCTAGTACCGGTGTGGGTAGGCGAAACCGGAGAAAACTCCAATGAGTGGTTTGGGGCGGCGGTGCAGGGCCTGAACGCCCAGAACATTGGCTGGTGCCACTGGACCCTCAAGCGCGTAGATGGTCCTACAAGCTTGTTGCGGGTAAAGCCTTACGGTAGCATTCTCACGGCCGAAGGTAGAGCGGCATTGCTGCGCAACGTGCAGTATGCTAATTGCTTGCCTAATAAGGATGTGATAGTTGCTCTCACGAAACCAGCAAATTATACTGCTCCTTTTGCTTCTCTCACCATCCCTGGCACAATTCAGGCAGCTGATTATGATCTGGGCAGAGCAGGAGTGGCCTACCACGACGATTTTTCAGCAAAAATAGATTACCGCGATACGGTAGCCTGGAATCTGGGCGGCGCTTACCGCAACGATGGAGTAGATATCCAAGTGACTACTGACTCACCGGGTAAAAAATATTCCGTAGGCCACTTGGCAGTGGGGGAGTGGATGAACTACACCGTAACAGTGGCTGCTGCGGGTACTTATTCGGTGCAGGTCCGGGTAAAGTCTGCCCCTACACCTGGGAAGCTTTTGCTGAAAATGGATGGCGTGTCCGTAGCCTCACTGCTTGTTAGCCAGGTAGATAGTGCGGGTAAATGGATGACGGCGACCACTAAAACAGCCACGCTGCCAGCTGGCCGCCACACGTTGCAGCTGCAGATAGCGCAACCCGTAGACCAGGTTAGCTGGCTACGATTTACCCCAATTAGTACAGGCTCGGCGGGCGGACAGTAG
- the bglX gene encoding beta-glucosidase BglX gives MKRVFRTALLMSLGLLTPQLQARISDPTTTTAPADDQKMNKFISDLMQKMTLEEKIGQLNMITVGFDVTGPVVSKDVDANIRKGNVGSVLNTFTPKAARKLQEMAVKESRLHIPLIFGYDVIHGHRTIFPIALGLASSWDLQAMERSARIAAEEASADGINWVYSPMVDIARDPRWGRISEGSGEDPYLGSQIARVMVRGYQGTDLSKNNTVMACVKHFALYGAAEAGRDYNTTDMSLVRMYNEYLPPYKAAVEAGAGSMMSSFNDINGVPATGNKWLMTELLRNQWGFKGFVATDYTAINEMTAHGMGDDAQVSALALNAGIDQDMVGEIFLKNLAQNLKDGTVKQEQIDLACRRILEAKWKLGLFQDPYLYANEKRAKATMMKKEFIADARDIARKSMVLLKNSNNALPLKKQGTIALVGPLATRQRDMIGSWSGAGDWKQAVSLEQGIKNVAGSGVKIVTAQGANFTDDQQMIDRLNAHGGELNVDKRSSEEMIREAVQVAQSADVIVAAVGESQGMTGEAASRADIGLPGQQLELLKALKKTGKPLVIVLMSGRPLTLPWEDQNADAILETWFAGTQAGNAIADVLFGAYNPSGKLTATFPQHVGQVPIYYNHKNTGRPYAGVALDKYKSRYMDVSNDPLYPFGYGLSYTTFEYGKPELSTTSLAMNGTLDVKVSVKNTGNYDGEEVAQLYIRDMVGSISRPVKELKGFQKVMLKKGESRTLTFRLTPEDLKFYNADLKFVAEPGDFQVFVGGNSRDVQMTSFKLGQ, from the coding sequence ATGAAACGAGTTTTCCGAACCGCCCTGCTCATGTCGTTGGGGCTGCTGACGCCGCAGCTGCAAGCCCGTATATCTGACCCTACCACTACCACTGCTCCGGCTGATGATCAGAAGATGAATAAGTTCATCAGCGACCTGATGCAGAAGATGACGCTGGAGGAGAAAATCGGCCAGTTGAACATGATAACCGTGGGCTTCGATGTGACCGGGCCGGTCGTAAGCAAGGATGTGGACGCCAACATCCGGAAAGGCAATGTGGGCTCGGTGTTAAATACCTTCACGCCCAAAGCTGCCCGCAAGCTCCAGGAAATGGCCGTAAAGGAGTCGCGCCTGCATATCCCGCTCATCTTTGGCTACGATGTTATCCATGGCCACCGCACCATTTTCCCGATTGCACTAGGCCTGGCCTCCAGCTGGGACCTGCAGGCTATGGAGCGTAGCGCCCGGATTGCGGCCGAAGAGGCTTCCGCTGATGGTATCAACTGGGTGTACTCGCCGATGGTGGATATTGCCCGCGACCCGCGTTGGGGACGGATTTCGGAAGGCTCAGGCGAAGACCCGTACCTGGGTTCCCAGATTGCCCGCGTGATGGTGCGCGGCTACCAGGGCACCGACTTAAGCAAAAACAATACGGTAATGGCCTGCGTGAAGCACTTCGCGCTGTACGGCGCCGCCGAGGCCGGCCGCGACTACAACACCACCGATATGAGCCTGGTGCGCATGTACAACGAGTACCTGCCGCCTTACAAAGCTGCTGTAGAAGCTGGCGCGGGCTCCATGATGTCGTCTTTTAATGATATCAACGGCGTGCCGGCTACCGGCAACAAATGGCTGATGACGGAGCTGCTGCGCAACCAGTGGGGCTTCAAGGGCTTCGTGGCCACCGACTACACCGCCATTAATGAGATGACCGCCCACGGGATGGGCGACGACGCACAGGTGTCGGCTCTGGCCCTGAACGCGGGTATTGATCAGGACATGGTAGGCGAGATTTTTTTGAAAAACCTGGCTCAAAACCTGAAAGATGGCACCGTAAAGCAGGAGCAGATTGACCTGGCCTGCCGCCGGATTCTGGAAGCGAAGTGGAAGCTAGGCCTATTCCAGGACCCTTATCTCTACGCCAATGAAAAGCGGGCTAAGGCGACGATGATGAAGAAGGAGTTCATCGCCGATGCCCGCGACATTGCCCGCAAAAGCATGGTGCTGCTGAAAAACAGTAACAACGCACTACCCCTGAAAAAGCAAGGAACCATTGCCCTAGTAGGCCCGCTAGCTACCCGCCAGCGCGATATGATCGGAAGCTGGAGCGGCGCCGGCGACTGGAAACAGGCCGTGTCGTTGGAGCAAGGCATCAAGAACGTAGCCGGGAGCGGCGTGAAGATTGTAACGGCCCAGGGCGCCAACTTCACCGACGACCAGCAAATGATTGACCGCCTGAACGCCCACGGCGGTGAGCTGAACGTGGACAAGCGCAGCTCGGAGGAAATGATTCGCGAAGCTGTGCAGGTTGCCCAGAGCGCCGACGTGATTGTGGCCGCCGTAGGCGAGAGCCAGGGCATGACGGGTGAAGCCGCCAGCCGCGCCGATATTGGCCTGCCGGGTCAGCAACTCGAGCTGCTGAAGGCCCTGAAGAAAACCGGAAAGCCCCTCGTGATTGTGTTGATGAGCGGCCGCCCCCTGACGCTGCCTTGGGAAGACCAAAACGCCGATGCCATTCTGGAAACCTGGTTTGCGGGCACCCAGGCCGGCAATGCCATTGCTGATGTTCTGTTCGGGGCCTACAATCCCTCGGGCAAGCTCACGGCCACTTTCCCGCAACACGTAGGCCAGGTGCCCATTTACTACAACCACAAAAACACCGGCCGCCCATACGCTGGCGTAGCGCTCGATAAGTACAAGTCGCGCTATATGGATGTAAGCAACGACCCATTGTACCCGTTCGGTTATGGCTTGAGCTACACCACGTTCGAGTACGGCAAGCCTGAGCTCAGCACTACTTCACTAGCAATGAACGGCACGCTTGATGTGAAAGTGTCTGTGAAGAATACGGGCAACTACGACGGCGAGGAGGTGGCCCAGCTCTATATCCGCGACATGGTAGGCTCCATCTCTAGGCCAGTAAAAGAGCTGAAGGGATTTCAGAAAGTGATGCTCAAAAAAGGGGAGAGCCGCACCCTCACGTTCCGCCTCACGCCCGAAGACCTGAAGTTCTACAACGCCGACCTGAAGTTCGTGGCCGAACCCGGCGACTTCCAAGTGTTCGTGGGCGGCAACTCCCGCGACGTGCAGATGACTAGCTTCAAGCTAGGCCAGTAG
- a CDS encoding 7TM diverse intracellular signaling domain-containing protein has translation MRPILRHFFLFQANRLPGLVLLLLLLVVGMRGSCAASVKGPDTLRVRANLEELYVGPYNYSLLIDPTGQLTLADVQKPQYAAGFVRGDKVPTDMEQTGAYYWMRLIVRAEGPQDQHWYLDMFDSHINDISFFPDLGSERNSVHTGADRPLATRKFPYKNFLFRLSLEPNQSHVYYLRLRSNSKTSFLSRLRTEQPLSVHFQTEYGLLGGFYGVLLIMVIYNLCLYAFIGEQTYLRYVLYVLSSSLVFLAEDGLGFQYLWPAYPTLNQLVIAGSPILLLLTFSYYARQFLDAPQRLPRYDSWVRAVVLLSTAALVLDTVWLDSGWSFWLFLLPYGMIYYLAFRIWRRGFRPAGYFLLAHAMVAVSVGFLILRKLGINTFTNTATVYSMNAAFVVEVVVLSYALGEKIKGIKDLTIKAQAKLVKQLRKKHYAQDQLVEQLRRNQELKDQLNTELESLVALRTEELRKQSDTISAQNRELLQANGLLALQSSAIEKLNTDLQRDLQEAKTARVMSKEVNFGEFSQIYPDKDACLVYLAGLKWSEGFQCRKCGHEKYCDGREPHSRRCTRCRYVESATAYTLLQKCKFSIIKAFYAVFLIYTHQGNYASQELSRVLDLRQGTCWSFSQKVLEAMKRRRQAPDFDENEDWTNVLLDATGSAEEEPAAGEEELQKSISGKKVVL, from the coding sequence ATGAGGCCCATTCTTCGCCACTTTTTCTTGTTTCAAGCCAATCGGCTACCCGGTCTTGTGCTGCTGCTGTTGCTGCTAGTTGTGGGTATGCGCGGTAGTTGTGCTGCATCGGTTAAAGGCCCCGATACCTTGCGGGTTCGGGCTAATCTGGAGGAGCTGTACGTAGGCCCTTATAATTACAGTCTTCTCATAGACCCAACGGGACAGTTAACCCTGGCCGATGTGCAGAAACCTCAGTACGCTGCAGGGTTTGTGCGTGGCGACAAGGTGCCCACCGATATGGAGCAGACAGGAGCGTATTACTGGATGCGGCTGATAGTGAGGGCCGAAGGCCCCCAGGATCAGCACTGGTACCTAGATATGTTTGACTCGCATATCAATGATATTTCCTTCTTTCCCGACCTTGGCTCAGAGCGAAACTCTGTACATACCGGCGCTGATCGGCCACTGGCTACCCGTAAGTTTCCGTACAAAAACTTCCTGTTTCGGCTGTCTTTAGAGCCCAACCAAAGCCACGTGTATTATCTGCGGCTGCGGTCAAACTCTAAAACCAGCTTCCTGAGCCGGCTGCGCACAGAACAACCGCTGTCTGTGCACTTCCAAACTGAGTATGGTCTGTTGGGAGGCTTCTATGGGGTGCTGCTGATCATGGTTATTTACAACCTGTGCCTCTACGCCTTTATCGGCGAACAAACCTACCTGCGCTACGTGCTCTACGTACTTAGTTCAAGCTTAGTGTTTCTGGCGGAGGATGGCCTAGGGTTTCAGTATTTGTGGCCGGCATATCCGACACTCAATCAGTTGGTTATTGCGGGCTCTCCCATACTGCTGCTGCTCACGTTCAGCTATTACGCCCGGCAATTTCTGGATGCCCCGCAGCGGTTGCCCCGCTACGATTCCTGGGTGCGGGCTGTAGTGCTCCTGAGCACTGCTGCTTTGGTTTTAGATACCGTTTGGTTGGATTCCGGCTGGAGTTTCTGGCTGTTTCTGCTGCCCTATGGCATGATTTACTACCTGGCCTTCCGGATTTGGCGCCGAGGGTTTCGCCCGGCTGGCTACTTCCTGCTCGCTCATGCTATGGTGGCAGTGAGTGTGGGCTTCCTTATCCTGCGTAAGCTCGGCATTAACACCTTCACAAACACGGCCACGGTGTATAGCATGAATGCCGCGTTTGTGGTAGAAGTAGTGGTGCTGTCCTATGCCTTAGGAGAAAAGATCAAAGGAATTAAGGATCTGACCATCAAAGCCCAGGCTAAGCTGGTGAAGCAGTTGCGCAAGAAGCACTACGCGCAAGATCAGCTCGTAGAGCAGCTACGTCGCAATCAGGAGCTCAAGGATCAGCTGAACACAGAACTGGAAAGCCTGGTGGCATTGCGCACCGAAGAGTTGCGCAAGCAAAGTGACACGATCAGTGCGCAAAACCGGGAATTGCTGCAGGCCAATGGCCTGCTGGCGTTGCAGTCATCCGCCATCGAAAAACTCAACACAGACTTGCAGCGCGACTTACAGGAGGCAAAAACGGCCCGGGTGATGTCGAAAGAGGTAAACTTTGGAGAGTTCAGCCAGATTTATCCCGACAAGGATGCTTGCCTGGTATACCTGGCTGGCCTGAAGTGGTCCGAGGGGTTTCAGTGTCGCAAATGCGGGCACGAGAAATACTGTGATGGACGCGAACCGCACTCACGCCGCTGCACGCGTTGTCGCTACGTTGAATCAGCTACGGCCTATACACTGCTGCAGAAGTGTAAATTCTCCATTATCAAAGCCTTCTACGCTGTGTTCCTGATCTACACGCACCAGGGAAATTACGCTTCGCAGGAGTTGTCGAGGGTGCTGGACCTGCGCCAGGGCACGTGCTGGAGCTTCAGCCAGAAAGTGCTGGAAGCCATGAAAAGAAGAAGGCAAGCACCTGATTTTGACGAGAATGAGGACTGGACCAACGTACTCCTGGATGCCACCGGAAGTGCAGAAGAAGAGCCCGCAGCAGGGGAGGAAGAACTCCAGAAGAGCATTTCCGGGAAGAAAGTCGTGCTATAG
- a CDS encoding SusC/RagA family TonB-linked outer membrane protein, whose product MNQPLYTNALLRRAVWLSAAGLPLLASPAAAEGASTLVRPALSRATLADVPVSGRIVQSNGDPLPGVTVIVKGTTIGTTTDADGRFSLNAPEGSTLVISYVGFSRKEVAVSGATSNVSVTLVEDSRALSEVVVVGYGTQERGSVTGAISSVGAADIVRQPVPDVTQAIQGKVSGVTITSNGGAPGGAAGTSVRVRGITSAGNNNPLYVVDGFPLPDGGDNQLNAISPNDIETIDILKDASATAIYGVRAANGVVIITTKRGKAGKSTFNLDAYRGIQTVARKLDLLNAEEYATINNESLLAAGKPIALDKLRNPSALGEGTDWQDLLFRKAKIQNYSLSATGGSDKSRFAVSAGYFQQDGIVLGSNFERFTLRANGDVQVGKMLKLGNSISLTHLNDRQVTSNNGEYGAVQQLLRIPPTVQPYRPDGYWYQPNSASDNFTEENPLATSQRTNQKFTRNRAITTFFAELEPVKGLRFRSNVGADLIFDNFNSFAPKGPELAGYTQRYITAGASATSSYAPTYLIENTATYDHLFDGKHQVTLLVGQSAQEFNFSNVEAYRSLYLRNDLQTIGSGPINSQLNNNGRIDPPRRLASLFSRLNYEYAGKYIFQAVVRRDGSSRFDTGKKFGFFPGASVGWRISEEDFMKDNSVVSNLKLRAGYGRVGNELNARRFAYLYTINFGATYPLGPDGAINTGGAPIRLLNPDLRWEYNDQANLGLDMGFMENRFEASIDLYSRNSPNLIADVPPSLVSGTYEPVPRNAASAYNRGIDVALTSHNFMGAGQDLNWTTTFNVSAFKTRLESLGAGVPYNGLGSLSGTIVRYDINQAFGSFYGYEADGLFQTPEEVKNAPTQQPGTAPGDIRFKDINGDGVITDLDRKFIGNPNPNFSFGLTNTLNFKNFDLSFFIQGVQGNDVYNLNRYITESALYSTTNGTTRILNRWTGPGTSNDIPRAINGDPNNNLRVSTHYIEDGSYVRLKNLTFGYTLPKTVMSRISATQIRVYFTAQNLATLTKYTGYDPEVSASGVDLGIYPQARVFMGGLNIGF is encoded by the coding sequence ATGAACCAACCTCTCTACACCAACGCATTGCTGCGCCGGGCCGTTTGGCTGTCAGCAGCGGGTCTGCCATTGCTGGCATCTCCGGCCGCTGCAGAAGGCGCATCTACGCTCGTCAGGCCGGCTCTTAGCCGGGCTACCCTGGCCGATGTACCTGTTTCCGGACGTATCGTTCAGTCAAATGGTGATCCGCTTCCCGGCGTAACCGTTATCGTGAAGGGTACCACCATAGGCACCACCACCGACGCCGACGGCCGCTTTTCCCTCAACGCTCCCGAGGGCTCTACGCTGGTTATCAGCTACGTAGGCTTCTCCCGCAAAGAGGTTGCCGTGTCAGGTGCTACCAGCAACGTCAGCGTAACTCTGGTGGAGGACTCGCGCGCCTTGAGCGAAGTAGTAGTAGTAGGATATGGCACGCAGGAACGCGGCAGCGTAACGGGCGCTATTTCCTCCGTAGGAGCCGCTGACATTGTGCGCCAGCCGGTGCCGGATGTTACGCAAGCCATTCAGGGCAAAGTATCGGGTGTAACCATTACCTCCAACGGGGGAGCTCCAGGCGGTGCGGCAGGTACTTCGGTCCGCGTTCGGGGTATTACTTCGGCCGGCAACAACAACCCGCTGTATGTGGTCGATGGATTTCCGCTGCCCGATGGTGGCGACAACCAGCTGAACGCCATCAGCCCGAATGACATTGAAACGATTGACATCCTGAAGGACGCCTCTGCTACAGCTATTTATGGCGTGCGCGCTGCCAACGGGGTAGTTATTATCACCACCAAGCGGGGCAAAGCCGGCAAGTCTACCTTCAATCTGGATGCTTACCGCGGTATCCAGACCGTAGCCCGCAAGCTTGATCTGCTCAACGCCGAGGAGTACGCTACAATCAACAACGAGTCGTTGCTGGCGGCCGGCAAGCCGATTGCACTGGATAAGCTGCGCAACCCCTCAGCCCTAGGCGAAGGCACCGACTGGCAGGATCTGCTGTTCCGCAAAGCCAAAATTCAGAACTACTCGCTTTCCGCTACGGGTGGCAGCGATAAGTCCCGCTTTGCCGTATCGGCTGGTTATTTCCAGCAGGATGGTATTGTGTTGGGCTCCAACTTCGAGCGCTTTACATTGCGCGCCAACGGCGACGTGCAAGTGGGTAAAATGCTGAAGCTGGGCAACAGCATCTCCCTGACCCACCTCAACGACCGGCAGGTAACCAGCAACAACGGCGAGTACGGTGCTGTGCAGCAGCTGCTGCGCATTCCGCCCACAGTGCAGCCCTACCGCCCCGATGGCTACTGGTACCAGCCTAACAGCGCTTCCGACAACTTCACGGAAGAAAACCCCCTGGCAACTTCGCAGCGAACAAACCAGAAGTTCACGCGTAACAGGGCCATCACTACGTTCTTCGCTGAGCTGGAGCCGGTGAAAGGCCTGCGCTTCCGTTCAAACGTAGGAGCTGACCTGATATTCGACAACTTCAACAGCTTCGCACCCAAAGGTCCCGAGCTGGCTGGCTACACCCAGCGCTATATCACGGCGGGTGCCTCGGCTACTTCCAGCTACGCGCCCACCTACCTGATTGAGAACACAGCCACCTACGACCACCTGTTTGATGGCAAGCACCAGGTGACACTGCTCGTAGGCCAGTCGGCTCAGGAATTCAACTTCAGCAACGTAGAGGCCTACCGCTCGCTGTACCTGCGCAACGACCTGCAAACGATTGGATCAGGCCCGATTAACTCCCAGCTCAACAACAACGGCCGTATTGATCCGCCCCGGCGTCTGGCCAGCTTGTTCAGCCGTCTGAACTACGAATATGCCGGTAAATACATTTTCCAGGCCGTAGTGCGGCGAGATGGCTCCTCGCGCTTCGATACAGGAAAGAAATTTGGTTTCTTCCCCGGTGCCTCGGTGGGCTGGCGTATTTCGGAAGAGGACTTCATGAAAGACAACAGTGTTGTCAGCAACCTGAAGCTGCGGGCAGGCTATGGCCGCGTAGGTAATGAGCTGAACGCCAGAAGATTCGCATATCTCTATACGATTAACTTCGGTGCTACTTACCCACTGGGTCCAGATGGCGCTATCAACACGGGTGGTGCCCCCATTCGTTTGCTGAACCCTGATTTGCGCTGGGAATACAACGACCAGGCTAACCTAGGTCTGGATATGGGCTTCATGGAGAACCGCTTCGAAGCCAGCATTGACCTGTATAGCCGGAATTCGCCTAACCTGATTGCAGATGTGCCCCCATCCCTCGTGTCGGGTACGTACGAGCCTGTGCCACGCAACGCAGCTTCGGCGTATAACCGCGGTATCGACGTAGCCCTGACCTCGCACAACTTCATGGGCGCGGGCCAGGATTTGAACTGGACGACTACGTTCAATGTATCGGCCTTCAAAACCCGTCTGGAGTCATTGGGAGCCGGCGTTCCGTATAACGGCCTGGGTTCTCTGAGCGGTACTATTGTTCGCTACGATATCAACCAGGCCTTTGGCTCCTTCTATGGCTACGAGGCAGATGGCTTGTTCCAGACTCCCGAAGAAGTAAAGAATGCGCCTACGCAGCAGCCTGGTACGGCTCCCGGCGACATTCGCTTCAAGGACATTAACGGAGATGGTGTAATCACCGACCTCGACCGGAAGTTCATCGGCAACCCCAACCCGAACTTCTCATTTGGCCTGACCAACACGCTGAATTTCAAGAATTTCGATCTGAGCTTCTTTATTCAGGGCGTACAGGGAAATGATGTGTACAACCTCAACCGCTACATCACGGAAAGTGCGCTGTACAGCACCACCAATGGTACCACGCGCATCCTGAACCGCTGGACCGGACCGGGTACCAGCAATGATATTCCGCGTGCTATCAACGGCGACCCCAACAACAACCTGCGGGTATCTACGCACTACATCGAGGATGGCTCTTATGTGCGCCTCAAAAACTTGACGTTCGGCTACACGCTCCCCAAAACCGTGATGAGCCGCATTTCAGCTACCCAGATTCGCGTGTACTTCACGGCCCAGAACCTGGCCACGCTGACCAAATACACCGGCTACGACCCCGAGGTAAGTGCCAGCGGCGTTGATTTGGGTATTTACCCACAAGCGCGCGTGTTCATGGGCGGCCTGAACATTGGGTTCTAA
- a CDS encoding glucoamylase family protein: MKAKLLLFLCLLVPGLVWSQQKPAPKKAPAATAKFDPKQRLKNLSDEQLLDLVQRQTFRYFWDFGHPVSGMARERSNVAYEYGNEVVTTGGTGFGIMAIIVAAERKWIPREEAAARIFKIVKFLEKSDSFHGVFPHWLNGATGKVIRFSQKDDGGDLVETSFLFEGLICARQYFTGESKTEKDLRNHILWMWEGVEWNWHTQGGQSVLYWHWSPNNGWSMNHQIHGWNECLITYVLAASSPKYAIDKKVYDQGWATGDYFKNGKEFYKIKLPLGFDYGGPLFFSHYTFLGLDPRGLKDQYADYWQQNQAHTRINYAYCVDNPKKYKGYGPNSWGLTASDSYQGYAAHSPTEDLGVISPTAALSAMPYAPKESMAAMKHFYNDLGDKIWSEYGFVDGFSEHHNWYAKSHLAIDQGPIVGMIENHRTGLLWKLFMSSTDVQRGLTKLGFESPQIKK, translated from the coding sequence ATGAAAGCAAAACTTCTTCTTTTCCTGTGTCTGCTGGTGCCTGGCCTAGTGTGGTCCCAGCAAAAGCCAGCCCCCAAAAAAGCACCTGCTGCTACCGCCAAATTCGACCCGAAACAGCGGCTCAAAAACCTCTCCGATGAGCAACTGCTGGACCTGGTACAGCGCCAAACTTTCCGCTACTTCTGGGACTTTGGGCACCCGGTGTCGGGCATGGCGCGGGAGCGGAGCAATGTGGCCTACGAGTACGGCAACGAGGTAGTAACCACGGGCGGTACGGGCTTCGGCATTATGGCCATTATTGTGGCGGCGGAGCGCAAGTGGATTCCGCGCGAGGAAGCGGCGGCCCGCATCTTTAAAATCGTGAAGTTTCTGGAGAAGTCCGACTCGTTTCACGGCGTGTTTCCGCACTGGCTGAACGGCGCGACGGGCAAAGTAATCCGGTTCAGCCAGAAGGACGATGGCGGCGACCTAGTAGAAACTTCCTTTCTGTTTGAGGGGCTGATATGTGCCCGCCAATACTTCACGGGCGAAAGCAAGACCGAGAAAGATCTGCGCAACCACATTCTCTGGATGTGGGAAGGAGTAGAGTGGAACTGGCACACGCAGGGTGGCCAAAGCGTGCTCTACTGGCACTGGAGCCCCAACAACGGCTGGAGCATGAACCACCAGATTCATGGCTGGAACGAGTGCTTGATAACGTACGTACTGGCCGCTTCCTCGCCCAAATATGCCATTGATAAGAAAGTCTATGACCAAGGCTGGGCAACTGGCGACTACTTTAAAAACGGCAAAGAATTCTACAAGATCAAGCTGCCGCTGGGTTTCGACTACGGCGGGCCGCTGTTCTTCTCCCACTACACATTTCTGGGCCTCGACCCACGCGGACTTAAGGACCAATATGCCGACTACTGGCAGCAAAACCAGGCGCACACCCGCATCAACTACGCCTACTGCGTCGATAATCCTAAGAAGTACAAAGGCTATGGACCCAACAGCTGGGGCCTCACCGCCTCTGATAGCTACCAGGGCTACGCGGCTCACTCGCCCACAGAGGACTTGGGCGTGATTTCGCCTACGGCGGCGTTGTCGGCCATGCCCTACGCGCCTAAAGAGTCGATGGCGGCCATGAAGCACTTCTACAATGACCTTGGCGACAAAATCTGGAGCGAGTACGGCTTCGTGGATGGGTTTAGTGAGCACCACAACTGGTACGCCAAGTCGCACCTTGCCATTGACCAGGGCCCAATTGTGGGCATGATTGAAAACCACCGGACGGGCCTACTGTGGAAGCTGTTCATGAGCAGCACCGATGTGCAGCGTGGCCTCACCAAACTCGGCTTCGAAAGCCCCCAGATAAAAAAGTAA